Part of the Ignavibacterium album JCM 16511 genome, GTTATGAATGCCTTCAATTTCTCCCCAGCCAAAAGGAAATTCATATTCAATGTCTGTAGCTTCTTTTGCATAGTGAGCTAATTTGTTTGCAGGATGATCGTGATAACGAAGTTTGTTTGGATTCATTCCTAGAGACTTGTACCACTGAAGTCTTTCAGCTTTCCAGTAGTCATACCATTGTTTATCGTTTTTCGGATTAACAAAGAATTGCATTTCCATCTGTTCAAATTCTCTTGTGCGGAAGAGAAAATTCTTTGTGTTAATTTCATTTCGAAATGCTTTTCCGATTTGAGCAATTCCAAAAGGAAGCTTTTGTCGTGCTGAACTTTGCACATTGAGGAAATTGACAAAGATTCCCTGTGCGGTCTCGGGGCGTAAATAAACAACTGCACTGCTGTCTTCAACGGGACCGATAAAAGTCTTGAACATCAGATTAAATTTTCTTGCATCAGTAAATGAATTCAGATTACCACATTGAGGACAATTTAATTTTGAAAGAAGCAGTTTACCTAAATCGTGATCCTCCAGAATAAGATTGAACGGATCTTCATCTCCAGGATTGGTAAGTTTATTTTCCAGTTTTTCAAGTAGCGCTGAATTGTCTTTAATTTCAAACTTCAAATCGTTAAGTGCTTTTTCTTTTTTCTTATCGCTTATCGAATCGCCTAAAACATCAAGTCTGAATCTGGCTTTACAAACTTTACAATCAATCATTGGATCAGTGAAATTCTCAACATGTCCCGATGCTTCCCAAACTCTCGGATGCATAAGAATAGATGCATCAATTCCTTCTACATCTTCACGGAAAGTCATGGCTTTCCACCATTCTTCTTTTATATTTCTGAGAAGCTCAACTCCAAGCGGACCATAGTCCCAGCAACCGTTTAATCCGCCATAAATCTCACTTGACTGAAATACAAAACCTCTGCGTTTTGCGAGAGAAACTATGTTTGCCACTGCATCTGCAGGTTTATTTTTCTTATCGCTCACAAATTACTCCTGATTTTTAATTGGTTGCGAATATAAGAAAACAGCCGTTAATTTCTTAGTGATCTGATACTTGTATAAATCAAACGATAATCAATAGGTTTGAATGTCGAAGGAGAAAAATTTTTACAGGAGAATTATGTTCAGAAAAATCCTGCCCAAAGAAGAGAAATACTTTGAAGATTTCAAAGAAATGATTTCCCACATTGAGGAAATGGCAAAGTTCAATAAAGAATTATTTGATTCTGAAGTTCCGGATAAGAATAACTTCCTCAAAATGAAACCACTTGAAGTCAGATGTGACGAAATTTCCTCCCGAATTACAAAACGACTAAATAAAACTTACATTACGCCATTCGACAGAGAAGACATATTTGCTTTAATTAAAAGACTTGATGATATAAGTGATATGCTTTTAGGAGCTGCAGCCCGGGTTGATACTTTTGTAATTGATAAAAAAATAAATCACGCTGATAGAATGGCAGCAATTGTTCTTGAACAGATTAATGAGCTTGGTGTTGCGATACAGGATTTGAAAGTAAAAAGAATTAATGAAATGAAAGCAGTAAAAGATTTGGAATCAGAAGCAGATCGTGTTTATCAGACTGCAATGAAAGAATTATTTGAACAGGAAACTAATGCGATTAATCTTATTAAGAAAAAAGAAATTCTTGATTTACTTGAGAGAATTTCCGATCGTTGTCAATCTACAGCAAATGTCATTCTCTCAATTTTTCTTAAGAATGCGTGATGAACACAATTGTAATAATTATCATTTTGCTCGCCTTAATATTTGATTTTTATAATGGAATGAACGATGCTGCAAATTCAATAGCAACAATAGTTTCAACCAGAGTGCTTACACCTCTTCAGGCAGTTGCCTGGGCAGCTTTCTTTAATTTTGTTGCTGCATTTTTATTCGGAGTAAATGTTGCAACTACAATCGGGAAAGGCATTGTTGATGTGAATATCGTTGACAATTATGTGATTTTTTCCGGATTAGTCGGAGCAATAATTCTCACTGCAACTGCAACTCATCTTGGCTTACCAATAAGTGTATCACATGCTATTATCGGAGGTTATGGTGGTGCTGGTTTAATAAAAGGCGGAATTGATGCAATTATACTCTCTGGTTATATAAAAGTTTTAATTTTTATTTTTCTGGCACCAATACTTGGATTAGTTATAGCTTTGTTTTTCTCGGTCGTTACTCTTTGGTTGGTAAAAGATATGCCTCCACGAAAAGTAGATAAGTATTTCAGAAAACTTCAGTTAGTATCCGCAGCAATTTATAGTCTTAGTCACGGTTCAAATGATGCACAAAAAACAATTGGTATAATTACAGTAATTTTGTTCACAAATGGTGTTTTAGGAAATACTTTTCATGTTCCTTTCAGTGTAGTTCTACTTAGTCATAGCGTTATTGCACTTGGAACTTTAGTTGGTGGATGGAAAGTTATAAGAACATTGGGTATGCGCGTAACTAAACTTACTCCGTTCGGAGGTTTCAGTGCAGAAACATCTGCGGGATTAACTATCATCGGAGCAACTATTTTTGGAATTCCCGTAAGTACAACTCACACTATAACTGGTGCAATAATCGGAGTTGGCGCAACAAAATCTCTTTCAGCAGTCCGTTGGGGTGTTGCAAGAAATATTCTTTGGGCCTGGATTCTTACAATTCCGCTTTCTGCATTGTTTGCAATGGTTACTTATGAAATTTCTACAAAAATCGGAAGCTGGTTTTGATGAAAATAAACTTCTGAAATTATTCGTAAACGACTGCTGACAGATATCCAACAACTTCAGATTTGTCTCCTGTAACATCACCTGAATCAGTTCGTCTTAATACTGTTGCTTTATCATAATTTTTCAAAGCTGCAGCTTTCATCATTGCAACAATTGGTCCTCCGCCGCAAGCTTCACAGCGATGAGAATCCAAATCTTTCTGAAGTTGCTCAAAATCGAAATTATTTATTCTTTGTTCAACTATCGAATCAAGTTCATCAGCTTGGGATGCATTATAAAAATGCGACAAATCGGAACTCGCAACAATAATTGTCTTATCATCCATTACTTCAGCTAATTTTCTTGCAAGCTCATTTACGAACACGCTACTCTGATCTCCCATCACAACAGGAACAATCTTAAAATCGTCCAGAACTGACTGAAGAAATGGTATCTGAACTTCAAGTGCATGCTCTCTGCGATGCCCCTGAATTCCTCTGAAAATCAGTTTACTTCCCTCCACTAGCTTGTTTGCTCTCTCTTCATCAATTTCAACTATACCAAGTGGAGTTTCATAAGCATCGCCGTCATAAACGGAAATTCCCGGGAAATATTCTGCATGACTTGGAGAAATAACTATAGCCGTTTTATAGTTTTTACCTTTCAGTGTATTATAAGCATATGCAGCAGTTTTGCCTGAATACATATAACCCGCATGCGGCGAAACAATACCAACAATTTTGTCAAAAGATTTTTCTGATTTTGCTTCTTTAAGCATTCTTTGTATTTCATTATGCAATGTTACAGGATCAGCGGGATAAAAATAACCGGCAACATGTGGTGGTCTAACTTTTTTCATAGTTCCTCCTTAAATTCGTCTTCAGAAAAAACTTCTGCTGTAAAAGTTTTAATTTTTAAAACACGCTCCTTCCAATAATTGCCGTACAATCCGGCTTTATGACAAAGAGCAGTAAGAAACTCATCTCTTGTCATATTATGCTCAGTAGCAACTTGCGGAAGAAGTAAACCTCTTCCACCTTCTTCAAGCAACAAACCATGCTTGCCGATGATTATATCATCATAAGATTTTATCGGAGTAAAATTTCCCAGCACAGAGATTTCTATTTTAATCTTATTAAATTCTTTTTCTGTTAATGATGGAAATCGCGGATCATTAAATGCTGCCTGAATTGCAGCATCACAAACGGTCTCAAATAATGGAGCTTGTCCGATAATATAACCGATACAACCACGAAGCTGTTTATTGATTGTAAGAGTTACGAAAGCTCCGGCTTCAGATTTCAATTCGGGATATTTTTCGTAGTCAGGTTTTTCCGGTTCTTTGCCACCGAACATTGTTCCTATTGATTGGCGAGCAGCTTTGAGCAAAATAATTTTTGCTTCTTTTGAGATGTTCATAATCACCTCTCAGATAATTTGATAAACTCCGACTCCAGTAGAACCAAACAGCAAAAAAAGCAAATCGTCTTTAATAAAAAATGATTCCGGTTCTAATTTATCCAGCCCTTTATTTAGTGTTTCTTTGAGAATAATAGTTCCGCTCTCATCAACTGCAAAGAACAGATTGTCCAGCTTTCCATTTTCTGTAATGTGATGGAAACTGTAAAAAGAGAAATTATCTCTACTTGCAAAATTAATATCTCCATTTATCAGATAATCAGAAAATATTTTTCCAGAAGTTTCTCCAGCAACTTTATCAACTTCCGTTAATGAGATTCTTTTTGAATGAATATATGAACTGAAGTCTTCTTTTTCAGGAATGATTTCTAAGATGATTTTTTCATCATTAAATACTTCACCACTAAGATAGTCAATAGCTATCAAGCCTTTAATTCCTGAGTCAAATGTTAGAAAAACTATTTTATCATCGCCCGCATATAGAAAGGAATTTGGATTTTCCCAAAGAACTGTTTGCGATTTTATATCATAAGCAATTATGCCTTTGTGGTTTGGTAAATCCGGTCTCTCAAACCTGTGAAAAAGTATTACATCTTTGTAGATTGATTCTATTCCAATCCAATATTTTTCATCAAATTGTAAATCAGAAAAAATACTTCTTCCTGTTAGGATATCAAGACAACTGAAGAAAGCTTCCTTTATGTTTCTTTCTCTTTCTTCAATAATCAGTTTACCTGTATCAGTGGGAATCAATCTGAAAATCTGACGGCCTCGATCGTATTTATATAAATTTTTAACTACCATTAAAACTCCATTTCATTAAAAGCTAAATAGCACTGAGATGAAAAAGATTATATAGATTTGCAATGATTTAAATCTGTGTTTTATCTGTTCAATCAGTGTCATCTGAGTGCCATTTCCTACTATCTTATCGGTTCAAACTTAGCTGTAAAGTGACGGAGCATAGGAGCTTCGTAAGTAATGCGATAACCTTTCAGATTATTTCTTTTATTATACACTTCTGTTATTACTTCAATCAGATAATCAACATGACTTTGTGTATAAACCCTTCTCGGAATTGCCAAACGAACAAGTTCCATCATTGCAGGAATAAGTTTTCCGTGCTTATCATATTTTCCGAACATCACACTTCCGATTTCAACAGCACGAACGCCACCTTCAATATAAAGCTCACACACTATTGATTGTCCGGGATATTGTTCAGGAGGAATATGAGGAGTAAATCTTTTCGCATCAATATAAATCGCATGTCCACCTGGCGGTTCGATTATAGGAACACCTGCTGCTATCAATCTTTCTCCAAGATATTCAACACTTCTTATTCTGTACTGAAGATAATGTTCATCAAGAACTTCAAGTAAACCCTGAGCAACTGCTTCCAAATCTCTTCCTGCTAAGCCACCGTAAGTAGGGAAACCTTCTGTAACTATTAAAAGATTTCTACACTTCATTGCAAGATCATCGTCATTCAATGCAAGAAAACCACCTATGTTTACAAGCGCATCTTTCTTTGCACTCATAGTAACGCCGTCTGCATAAGAAAACATTTCCTGAGCAATTTCAAGTGGAGTTTTATTTTCATAACCCTTTTCACGAATTTTAATGAAGTAAGCATTCTCAGCGAAACGGCAAGCATCAAGAAACAGTGGAATGCCATACTTTTTACAAATTGCTTTTGTCTCTCTGATATTCTGCATTGAAACCGGCTGCCCGCCACCGGAATTATTAGTAACCGTAATTATACAAAGAGGAATATTTTCGGGTCCTTTTTCTTTAATAAAAGTTTCAAGTTTTTCAATGTCCATATTTCCTTTGAAGTCAGCACGAATCTCTGGATGCTTTCCGATTTCGTTCAATAAATCAACAGCTTCAGAACCCGTAAATTCAATGTTTGCCCGCGTAGTATCGAAATGAGTGTTGTTTGGGAAATATTTTCCCGGACCGCCAACAATCGAAAATAAAATTTTCTCTGCGGCTCTTCCCTGATGAGTTGGAATAATATGTTTCATCTGAGTAATGCTTCTTACAACAGCTTCGAATCTATAAAAACTTTTTGAGCCTGCATAAGCTTCATCACCTTCCATAATTCCAGCCCATTGTTTTGAACTCATTGCAGAAGTTCCGCTATCAGTCAATAAATCTATCAGCACATCATCCGAATGCAGCATAAAAGGATTGTATCCCGCTTCCTTCAGCAGAACTTCTCTTTCTTCTCTGGTTGTAAATCTTATAGGTTCGACGGATTTGATTTTGAATGGTTCGATAATGGTTTTGTATTTCATTTGTTTGTCCCGGAAATATGAAATAAATCTATGTACAAAATTAAGCTAAATATTTTATCTATTATATCTTTGGATAAACTGATTTCCGCTCATATAATTTTTCTTTGTGTTTTCTTGTTAAACATTTACATTTAGTCAAATTAAAAATCAATATTAGGAGTATCTATGGAAAACAACGAAACTTTAAACAACGAGCAAACAAATCAGCAGCAAGAGCTATCTCATTCCGATAAAATGCTTGGAGTTTTTTCAGAACCATCAAGCACTTTTGAAGCTATTGCAAAATTTCCGGTCAGATCGATTGATTGGGTATTACCAATAGTTATTGTTTTTATTCTTATCGGTTTGATGAGAAGTCTTGCAATGCTTAATGAAGAGGTTGCACTTCAAACCAGACAATCACAAATAGAAATGTTTGACAAAATGGTTAGCGAAGGTAAAATGACTCAGGAACAAGCTGATAAAGCAATAGAAGGAATTGAAAAACAAATGGAATTTATGAAAGGTCCTGTTGGCTGGGTTATTAATATTGTTTCAACTTTAATATTCGGATTCATTTTCTTTTTCATTATTGCAGGAATTTATTTTCTGTTTATAAAATTTTTACTTAAGGGAGAAGGAAGTTATCAACATGTTCTGGTTGCAAGTGGATTAACTTCCTACATTACGATGATTCAGGTTTTAATTGGTGGAATTCTGACATTTGTGCTTGGAAAAATTTTTATGGATACAAGCGTTGCTAATTTCCTTGATTTGGAAAAAGGAAGCATAGTAAAATTTATTGTCTCCAAAATTGATCCTATTTCAATCTGGGCTTATTCAGTTCTTGCAATCGGATTAGCAAAACTTAATCGTGCACAAAGCTCTACACCATACTTGATTCTGGTTTTTGCACTTTGGATTTTAGGTGGATTACTATTCTTCTTCCTTGGAAAAATATTTCCGTTTCTTGGTGGATTTGGAGGATAAGAATATTTATCAATAGGGCTATCTCAAAAAGCAATTTTTATTCTCAATCTTCGATGAGCTTTGATTGAAAATTTATGGCTTATGAGATAGCCACTTTTTTACATAATACTTTGCGGATCAATATCATAAAACAATTTCACATCTTTGAATCTTGAAATCCGATTAAATTCTGTGAATGCTTCAATCACTGCTCTTCGTAAAAATTTTCCTGATGGATCGGATTTCCTCGAGCTTTTAATCAATATATGATAACGATAAAATCCTTTAAGCTTGTAAATTAAAGCTGTAGTTGGTTCGGAAATTTTCAGATGACTCTCAAATTTTTTTAATGCTTTCCGGAAATCAATTGCAGCGCCTTTTGCCTTCTGATCAGATTTATCTTTAGTCTCAATAAGTGCAAGTCTGGTGAATGGCGGATAACCCAATCTTTCTCTGTCAACAATTTCTCTTCTGTAAAATCCATCGTAATCATTCTGAAGAACTTTTTGCAGAGCAAAATGTTTTTCATTTTGTGTCTGAATAATTACTTCTCCGGCAATTTTACTTCTTCCGGCTCTGCCGGCAACCTGCGTAAGAAGTTGGAAAGTTCTCTCATCAGCTCTGAAATCGGGCAGCCACAAAGTTGTTTCAGCAGAGATAACTCCGACAAGAGTTACGCGGGAAAAGTCCAATCCTTTTGAAACCATTTGAGTTCCTACCAGAATATCAATCTCACCTTTACCAAAACTCAGAAGAAGATTACTCAGATAAGATTTTCTGGTTATAGAATCAGAATCTATTCTGCTGATTCTTGCATTGGGAAAATAAAACTGAAGTTCATCTTCAACTCTTTCAGTTCCTGTACCGAAATATTTTATATTGATTGAGCCACAATGAGTACAGGCATTTGGTACAGGTTTTTCTAATCCGCAATAATGGCACTGAATGATATTTTTATTTATATGAAATACCATCGGCACACTGCAGTTTTCACACATCTCAATTTCGCCACAGTCTTCGCAATAAATCTGAGTAGAAAATCCTCTTCTGTTCTGAAGAATTATTACACCTTCTTTTTTCTTTAATCTATCTTCAATTTTATCAAGCAGAGTTCTGGAAAAAATATTATCCATCCTTCCCTTCCTGCGTTCAGCATTAACATTGACTAAAGTGATCGCTGGAAGTTTTGCATCATCTATACGAAGAGGAAGAGTCAGTAACTTATATTTTCCAATCTCTGCATTGTATCTGCTTTCAACCGATGGAGTTGCAGAACCAAGAACAACCGGACAATTGTGAATGCTGCCAAGCACAACCGCTGAATCTCTCGCATTATACTTTGGAATCATATCCTGTTGCTTATAACTCGCATCGTGTTCTTCATCAACTACAATCAAACCGAGTTTAAAGATCGGTGCAAACAAAGCAGAACGCGCACCAACAACTATTCTCGATTTTCCTTTGTGAATTCTTCTCCAGGAATCAAATCTTTCGCCTGCAGACATTCTGCTATGTAACACTGTTACAAGATCACCAAAGTTGTTATAAAATCTTGAAGTGATTTGTGGTGTAAGCGAAATTTCAGGGACAAGAATTAAAACTGATTTGTTTTGTTCAAGTGCGATTTTTGCAAGTTCAATATAAACCTGAGTTTTACCGCTTCCTGTAACACCGTGTAAAAGATAAGATTGAAAGACTGAATCTTTTATCTTCGGAGAAATTTCTTCAATTACTTTGTTCTGCTGTTCCGTTAAAACAAACTCCTGATGAACTTCTTCATAATGTTCTTTATATCTTCTGTCAACTTCCTTTTCAAAGATTTCGACAAAACCTTTTTTCTCAAGACTATCTAAAGCAGCTTTAGATGTTTCCGTTTTATGAAGTAGTTCTGCAGCCGGTAATGATTTTCCTTTTGCTTCAATCAATACAAGAAGAAGTTTAACTTGTTTTGGGGACCTTCTGTCAAGTTCAGGTAAAGTTGAGTAAAGTTCTTTAACATCTTTTGCAAGCCGGACATATTTAACCTTTTTTGGTTTTACTTTAGCTCCTTCAATTTCATCAATAACAGTTACTGCACTTTCTTCAACAAGATTTCTTATATGCGAATAAATATTTTTCTTACCAACCGCTTTTTGTAATGTAGAAAATGTAATTTGTTCCCGTGTTGAAAGTTCCTGAAGTATTTTATAACGAAGTGTATTTTTTTTATTTTCGTTCTGAAGTAACTGCTGAACAAAATTTTTATCAATTGATATTTTTCTTTTAGATTCTACTTCTGTTCCCTGTGGCACAAGAAGTTTGAGTGCCTCACCAAGAGAACATAAGTAATAATCAGCAATCCATTCATAAAATTTTAATAAAGTTTTATTAAAGATTGGTTCATCATCAAGAACTTCACGGATTTGTTTGATTTCATCTTTAACCTGAGTTGTTTTAGAAATTTTTACGACAAAACCAGTCAGAGTTCTTTTACCGAAAGGCGCTACAACACGAACTCCTTCTTTAACAAACTTTTTTAACTCCGAAGGTATTTCATAAGTAAATGCCTTCCGGAAAGGTAATGCAAAGACAACTTCTGCAAACATTAGTTTTCTTTGTTAAAGTAAACTGACATCTTTTTGAGTCCGGGCTTATCCGTATCTTCGCTGAACATTGTAAACTTCAAAACCCTTATAGATTTATCCCACACAATCCTTTTATAATTATCATATTCAAACAACTGACCATTAGTTGAAACAACACTATCTTCAGGATTAAGTGTCAGATAATAATAAGGATCATCAAACTGAATTCCTTCTACCTTATTTATATCATCAAAATCAAATGATAGCATTCCATTGAGTTGATTTCCCTCAACGAATAATTTTCTGTTAGTAATTTTCTTTCCTTCAATTTCCTGATCGGCTATGAACTGAGAACTTTTTGCAGCATAATCAAAAACATTATTAACATCGTTCATTTCTTCTTCTTCATTCGATGCATCAGTGCAAATGTCGTAAATCCTTACTAATGCGCTGCCAGAAGTTTCTGTTCTCATTGTAATTTCATAACTGACTGTATTAAACAAAACGCATCCATTCAGAAAAAGTGAAGTAAGTATTAGTAAGAAATTTTTTTTCATTCTAACCTCTGTATTTCCTTTAAAAATTTTTGAATAAATAAAAAATTATTTAACAGCAGACTCGAGTAAAGTAAAAGTTTGTTCGTTTGTATCCAGTTCTGCAAGTGCACCAAAAGGAATTGTAAATTTATCTTTAACGTGACCAAAAGACATTCCGTAAATAACAGGGATTTTCATTCCGGAAAATCTGTCAGTGAGAACTTCCATTAACGAAAACGATTTGCTGAATGATGCATCTTTTTCTTTTGGCTCACACTTACTGAAAATTCCCATCATAACACCCGAAGCATTTTTAAATTTGTCCGCCTGAATTAATTGAGTCAGCATTCTGTCAATACGATACGGCTCTTCATCAATTTCTTCGATGAAGATAATCTTGTTTGCATAATCAACATCGTACTTTGTTCCGATAAGCGAAACCATAATGGATAAATTTCCACCAACTAATCTTCCATTTGCTATTCCTTTTACTAAAGTACGAACTCCATAAATATTTTCATCACTTGAAGGGTTTGCATTTAAAATTTTTTTATTCGGGCTTTTATCCATTAAAACACTTTTGAAATTATCTACCGAAAAATCATTAAAAGTTGAGGTTGCAACAGGACCGTGAAAGGTAATCAATCCGGTTTTTCTGAAAATTCCGTAAAGCAAAGCGGTAACATCACTATAGCCGATTAATATTTTCGGATGTTTTTTAATAATAGAATAATCAAGCAGAGGTAAAATTCTGGCGCAGCCATAACCACCGCGCACGCACATAATTGCATCAACATCTTCTCGTTCGAACATATCCATCAAATCATCAGCACGCTGTTGATCTGTTCCGGAAAAATAACCGTTCTGTAGTGTCAATCGCTCTGAAAATGTAACCTGAAATCCAAGATCACTTAAATTTTTAACAGAATCCTGAAGTTCAGTTTCAGAGATGTAACTTCCGGGGGCAACGAGTGCAATTCTGTCACCTTCTTTTAACTTATTCGGTTTTATTACAGAAATTTTTTCTGAACTAAACTCATCAACATTTGAGAATGAAAATACTTTGCCTGAAGGTAAAGTGCTTAAAGCAGTGACAGCGGTTAATGAGTG contains:
- a CDS encoding glycine--tRNA ligase — protein: MSDKKNKPADAVANIVSLAKRRGFVFQSSEIYGGLNGCWDYGPLGVELLRNIKEEWWKAMTFREDVEGIDASILMHPRVWEASGHVENFTDPMIDCKVCKARFRLDVLGDSISDKKKEKALNDLKFEIKDNSALLEKLENKLTNPGDEDPFNLILEDHDLGKLLLSKLNCPQCGNLNSFTDARKFNLMFKTFIGPVEDSSAVVYLRPETAQGIFVNFLNVQSSARQKLPFGIAQIGKAFRNEINTKNFLFRTREFEQMEMQFFVNPKNDKQWYDYWKAERLQWYKSLGMNPNKLRYHDHPANKLAHYAKEATDIEYEFPFGWGEIEGIHNRTDFDLSRHEEYSGKSLKYFDDETKEKYVPYIIETSAGASRGFMAFLIDAYYEEEVNGEMRSVLKFHPKLAPIKAAIFPLVNKDGMPEISREIEKDLRRNFKVFYDDKGAIGRRYRRQDEAGTPFCITVDTQTLEDRTVTVRDRDSMLQERVSIDQLSKYLNDKIIF
- a CDS encoding DUF47 domain-containing protein, with amino-acid sequence MFRKILPKEEKYFEDFKEMISHIEEMAKFNKELFDSEVPDKNNFLKMKPLEVRCDEISSRITKRLNKTYITPFDREDIFALIKRLDDISDMLLGAAARVDTFVIDKKINHADRMAAIVLEQINELGVAIQDLKVKRINEMKAVKDLESEADRVYQTAMKELFEQETNAINLIKKKEILDLLERISDRCQSTANVILSIFLKNA
- a CDS encoding inorganic phosphate transporter; the protein is MNTIVIIIILLALIFDFYNGMNDAANSIATIVSTRVLTPLQAVAWAAFFNFVAAFLFGVNVATTIGKGIVDVNIVDNYVIFSGLVGAIILTATATHLGLPISVSHAIIGGYGGAGLIKGGIDAIILSGYIKVLIFIFLAPILGLVIALFFSVVTLWLVKDMPPRKVDKYFRKLQLVSAAIYSLSHGSNDAQKTIGIITVILFTNGVLGNTFHVPFSVVLLSHSVIALGTLVGGWKVIRTLGMRVTKLTPFGGFSAETSAGLTIIGATIFGIPVSTTHTITGAIIGVGATKSLSAVRWGVARNILWAWILTIPLSALFAMVTYEISTKIGSWF
- the amrB gene encoding AmmeMemoRadiSam system protein B — encoded protein: MKKVRPPHVAGYFYPADPVTLHNEIQRMLKEAKSEKSFDKIVGIVSPHAGYMYSGKTAAYAYNTLKGKNYKTAIVISPSHAEYFPGISVYDGDAYETPLGIVEIDEERANKLVEGSKLIFRGIQGHRREHALEVQIPFLQSVLDDFKIVPVVMGDQSSVFVNELARKLAEVMDDKTIIVASSDLSHFYNASQADELDSIVEQRINNFDFEQLQKDLDSHRCEACGGGPIVAMMKAAALKNYDKATVLRRTDSGDVTGDKSEVVGYLSAVVYE
- the amrA gene encoding AmmeMemoRadiSam system protein A, whose product is MNISKEAKIILLKAARQSIGTMFGGKEPEKPDYEKYPELKSEAGAFVTLTINKQLRGCIGYIIGQAPLFETVCDAAIQAAFNDPRFPSLTEKEFNKIKIEISVLGNFTPIKSYDDIIIGKHGLLLEEGGRGLLLPQVATEHNMTRDEFLTALCHKAGLYGNYWKERVLKIKTFTAEVFSEDEFKEEL
- a CDS encoding DUF4905 domain-containing protein encodes the protein MVVKNLYKYDRGRQIFRLIPTDTGKLIIEERERNIKEAFFSCLDILTGRSIFSDLQFDEKYWIGIESIYKDVILFHRFERPDLPNHKGIIAYDIKSQTVLWENPNSFLYAGDDKIVFLTFDSGIKGLIAIDYLSGEVFNDEKIILEIIPEKEDFSSYIHSKRISLTEVDKVAGETSGKIFSDYLINGDINFASRDNFSFYSFHHITENGKLDNLFFAVDESGTIILKETLNKGLDKLEPESFFIKDDLLFLLFGSTGVGVYQII
- a CDS encoding tryptophanase, encoding MKYKTIIEPFKIKSVEPIRFTTREEREVLLKEAGYNPFMLHSDDVLIDLLTDSGTSAMSSKQWAGIMEGDEAYAGSKSFYRFEAVVRSITQMKHIIPTHQGRAAEKILFSIVGGPGKYFPNNTHFDTTRANIEFTGSEAVDLLNEIGKHPEIRADFKGNMDIEKLETFIKEKGPENIPLCIITVTNNSGGGQPVSMQNIRETKAICKKYGIPLFLDACRFAENAYFIKIREKGYENKTPLEIAQEMFSYADGVTMSAKKDALVNIGGFLALNDDDLAMKCRNLLIVTEGFPTYGGLAGRDLEAVAQGLLEVLDEHYLQYRIRSVEYLGERLIAAGVPIIEPPGGHAIYIDAKRFTPHIPPEQYPGQSIVCELYIEGGVRAVEIGSVMFGKYDKHGKLIPAMMELVRLAIPRRVYTQSHVDYLIEVITEVYNKRNNLKGYRITYEAPMLRHFTAKFEPIR
- a CDS encoding YIP1 family protein; the protein is MENNETLNNEQTNQQQELSHSDKMLGVFSEPSSTFEAIAKFPVRSIDWVLPIVIVFILIGLMRSLAMLNEEVALQTRQSQIEMFDKMVSEGKMTQEQADKAIEGIEKQMEFMKGPVGWVINIVSTLIFGFIFFFIIAGIYFLFIKFLLKGEGSYQHVLVASGLTSYITMIQVLIGGILTFVLGKIFMDTSVANFLDLEKGSIVKFIVSKIDPISIWAYSVLAIGLAKLNRAQSSTPYLILVFALWILGGLLFFFLGKIFPFLGGFGG
- the priA gene encoding primosomal protein N', which translates into the protein MFAEVVFALPFRKAFTYEIPSELKKFVKEGVRVVAPFGKRTLTGFVVKISKTTQVKDEIKQIREVLDDEPIFNKTLLKFYEWIADYYLCSLGEALKLLVPQGTEVESKRKISIDKNFVQQLLQNENKKNTLRYKILQELSTREQITFSTLQKAVGKKNIYSHIRNLVEESAVTVIDEIEGAKVKPKKVKYVRLAKDVKELYSTLPELDRRSPKQVKLLLVLIEAKGKSLPAAELLHKTETSKAALDSLEKKGFVEIFEKEVDRRYKEHYEEVHQEFVLTEQQNKVIEEISPKIKDSVFQSYLLHGVTGSGKTQVYIELAKIALEQNKSVLILVPEISLTPQITSRFYNNFGDLVTVLHSRMSAGERFDSWRRIHKGKSRIVVGARSALFAPIFKLGLIVVDEEHDASYKQQDMIPKYNARDSAVVLGSIHNCPVVLGSATPSVESRYNAEIGKYKLLTLPLRIDDAKLPAITLVNVNAERRKGRMDNIFSRTLLDKIEDRLKKKEGVIILQNRRGFSTQIYCEDCGEIEMCENCSVPMVFHINKNIIQCHYCGLEKPVPNACTHCGSINIKYFGTGTERVEDELQFYFPNARISRIDSDSITRKSYLSNLLLSFGKGEIDILVGTQMVSKGLDFSRVTLVGVISAETTLWLPDFRADERTFQLLTQVAGRAGRSKIAGEVIIQTQNEKHFALQKVLQNDYDGFYRREIVDRERLGYPPFTRLALIETKDKSDQKAKGAAIDFRKALKKFESHLKISEPTTALIYKLKGFYRYHILIKSSRKSDPSGKFLRRAVIEAFTEFNRISRFKDVKLFYDIDPQSIM
- a CDS encoding S66 peptidase family protein, with product MDRKKFIHSLTAVTALSTLPSGKVFSFSNVDEFSSEKISVIKPNKLKEGDRIALVAPGSYISETELQDSVKNLSDLGFQVTFSERLTLQNGYFSGTDQQRADDLMDMFEREDVDAIMCVRGGYGCARILPLLDYSIIKKHPKILIGYSDVTALLYGIFRKTGLITFHGPVATSTFNDFSVDNFKSVLMDKSPNKKILNANPSSDENIYGVRTLVKGIANGRLVGGNLSIMVSLIGTKYDVDYANKIIFIEEIDEEPYRIDRMLTQLIQADKFKNASGVMMGIFSKCEPKEKDASFSKSFSLMEVLTDRFSGMKIPVIYGMSFGHVKDKFTIPFGALAELDTNEQTFTLLESAVK